The following is a genomic window from Opitutales bacterium.
GCGAAAATCTGCTACAGTGCGATATTTCTCATTACCGACATAACCTGAGTAGAACATGTATTCTTTCTGTTCTTCTTTGCGACCGGTGAGGGCAACTTTGGATGCATTGATTACTACGACTCCATCTCCAGTATCTGTGTGAGGAGTGTAGGTCGGCAAGTGACGCCCGCGGAGAATATTGGCTATCTTAACTGCCAGTCTTCCAAGAGTCTGTCCGTCCGCATCGACGAGGTGCCATTTCACCTCTTTCTCTCCGGGCTTGAGTAAAGTTGTTTTCATGTTGAGGAAAAAGGTGGGAAAGTGGGCAGTGCTTGAGGGCTTGTCAACGTGAATTTCAAGTGAGAGCAAGAATGCAAGAATGGGGTGCAATTGAAGGAACGGGGAGATTTCCCCAACTGCCTTTGCTGTGGTTGAGCCGCTCTGTCGGCTCGCGGGTTGCGTATCGATTGGAACGACCGCCCAAGCAACAGGCCACCGGCGGC
Proteins encoded in this region:
- the rplM gene encoding 50S ribosomal protein L13 encodes the protein MKTTLLKPGEKEVKWHLVDADGQTLGRLAVKIANILRGRHLPTYTPHTDTGDGVVVINASKVALTGRKEEQKEYMFYSGYVGNEKYRTVADFREKRPEFIIENAVKGMLPKNKLSSQMMKRLRVFGGAEHTHEAQQPEPLTL